In the genome of Flavobacteriaceae bacterium YJPT1-3, the window GTTCTTTAATGCTTGCGTTGAGCTCTCCTGAATGGTGGGTCCATCGGCCAGGGGGTCACTAAAGGGCAATCCGATTTCTACCATATCGACTCCGCTCTCCTGGAGTTGTTTTAAGACCGGTACGGTATCTTCCAACTGGGGATAGCCGGCCGTAAAATAGATAGACAAGAGCTTTTGGTCTTCCGCTAATTTTTGATTGATTCGGTTCATCTTATAAGTTAAAGTAATCGATATACGTATTTAGATCTTTGTCGCCACGTCCCGAGAGGTTGATCACCACCACCTCGTCCGCCTCAAATTTTCGGTCTTCAAAAATGGCCAACGCATGGCTGGTCTCGATCGCGGGAATGATCCCTTCCAGTTTACTGAGCATCAATCCGGCTTGCATGGCCGCTACATCAGTAATGGAAATAAACTCCCCCCGACCGCTTCTGAATAAATGGGCATGCATGGGTCCAACGCCCGGGTAATCCAGTCCGGCAGAGATGGAATAAGGCTCTGTGATTTGTCCGTCTTCCGTTTGCATCAACAGCGTTTTGCTGCCATGAATGATCCCTTCCTTGCCCAGGGCAGAGGTAGCGGCGCTTTCACCGGTAGCGATGCCCTTTCCGGCCGCTTCTACGGCGATGATGCCTACTTCAGGCTGATCTAAAAAGTGATAGTAGAGTCCGGCAGCATTACTGCCCCCGCCTACACAGGCCACCACATAATCCGGATTCTCCCGTCCTTCTACCTCAAGCAATTGCTTTTTGGTTTCAGCAGAGATGACGGCCTGGAAACGGGCCACCATATCCGGGTAGGGATGTGGGCCCACTACAGAACCAATAATGTAATGGGTGTCGACCGGATTATTGATCCAGTCGCGTATGGCTTCATTGGTCGCATCTTTGAGCGTTCGACTACCGGACATGGCCGGGCGCACGGTGGCCCCCAGCATTTTCATGCGGGCCACATTGGGAGCCTGGCGTTCAATATCGACAGCACCCATATAGACCACGCATTCCATGCCCATAAGCGCGCAGACTGTGGCTGTCGCCACTCCATGTTGACCGGCACCGGTCTCCGCAATGATCCGATTTTTTCCCAACTTCTTGGCCATCAAGATCTGACCAATGGTGTTATTAACTTTATGCGCTCCCGTATGGCAAAGGTCTTCCCGTTTGAGGTAGATCTTTGTGCCGTATTTTTCACTCATCCGTTTTGCAAAATAGAGCGGGGTAGGCCTACCTACATAGTCCTTCAGTAGGGCTTGAAATTCTTTTTGAAAAGAATCGCTCTCCATGATGTCGATGTACTGCGTTCGCAATTCCTCCACATTGGGATACAACATCTCCGGGATATAGGCACCTCCAAAATCGCCGTAATAACCGCGATCGTCGGCTTGATAAGAAAGGGTTTTAGTACTCATGTTCTCGTTCTTTTAATTTTTTTTGAAAGTTTTTTAGGGGTTCTATCGCTTTAAGACCGGGCGCCGATTCAAAGCGGCTGTTCACATCGATGACGGCGATGGGAAGCTCGGAGGCTAAAAGATCTTCAATGGCCGGCCATTGTTCCAGTCCGATCCCACCGCTCAACACAATAGGGGTAGTGGAGCTGTAGCCTCGCAGGACGCTCCAGTCAAATACTAGACCAGTACCCCCCGGTTGCTGTCCCTTGGTGTCGAATAAAAAAGCATCGACCAGGCCTTCATAAGGCTGTAGCCGATCGAAATCAAATTGATCGCGGATGGAAAAGACTTTCCAAATCTGAATATCTTCCGGGAGTTGCTGCCGAAGGCCTTGAACGAAATCCGCTGATTCCGCTCCGTGTAATTGAATGACATGGAGGTTCAGGGACGTGTATTGGTCAAGAATGAATGCTGGGCTGGCATCTACAAAAACACCTACCCGTTGAATACCGTCCGGAAGTGCAGGTAGGGATCGGGTGAAATTACGGGGAGACTTCTCATAAAAAATAAAACCCAGATAATCCGGACGCAAGGAAGCAACCTCCACTACATTCTCACCCATTCCGCATATTTTGAGTTTTGGAATCACGCCGAAGTCATATCAAGTTGTTGAATGAACGTTTGGGCTGCTGCTCCCGGGTCCTCTGTTTTCATAAAATTCTCACCGATCAAAAATCCTTGATATCCGTAGCCTTGCAATTCTTGAATCGCCTGTACGGAGCTGATTCCACTTTCGGAAACCTTGACGAAGTCATCCGGTATTTGTTCAGCCAGACTTTTACTGATGTCCAGGCTCACTTCAAAGGTTTTTAGGTTTCTATTATTCACGCCCAGCATATCGACAGCGGGAATTTTACTTTTTTCAAGCTCTTCTTGATTGTGCACTTCGCAGAGCACATCCAGACCAAGCCGCATGGCAAACTCAGCGTATTCTTTGATCTGCTTTCGCGAAAGCGTGGCCGCGATTAAGAGGATCACATCGGCTCCGTAGGCTTTGGCTTCCAGAATTTGATAGGGGTCTACAATAAAGTCCTTGCGCAATAAGGGTAGACCACAGGCTGCCCGAGCCAGCAGGAGGTCATCCAGAGCACCTCCAAAATATTTGACATCGGTCAATACGGACATGCCAGACACTCCGGCCTGTTCGTAACCACTGGCCACGTCCTGAACATTGAGTTTTTGATTGATGACTGCTTTGCTGGGGGAACGGCGCTTGTGTTCTGCGATGATTCCCGTATTGGAGCCACGGAGCAGGCCAGCCAAAGATGGGGATTCCCGATCGCAGAGCATCGACTGATCCAGCTGCGTCATGGGAATGAGCGATTTGCGCAATTCCACTTCCTTGATTTTATCGGCTACTATAGTGTCGAGTATGTTCATGAGGCCTGCAATTTACTGAGCTTTTGTAAGGTATTCAGGGCTTGAAGTGCTTTCCCTTGCTGCAGCGATCGCTGCGCTTTTTGAAACCCTTGCTGCACATTGCATCCGGTGGCCGTGGCGATGGCCATGCCCGCATTCGCGCAAACCACATGTTCTTGGGCTTCACTCCCTTCACCGCGAATCACTTGCATAAAGATCTGAGCCGCTTCTTCCACGGTCTCCCCCCCGTAAATTTGATCCTGACGGATGGTTGATACACCGAAATCTTTCGGATGGAGCATGGCTTCCCGCTGATTGGAGATGGTCTTGGTAGCACCGGTAAGCGAGATTTCGTCGTAACCGTCCAAAGCATGCAAAATGGTAAAATTCTTATCTCCCTTTTGATAGAGATAGCCGTACATGCGCGCCAATTCGAGATTGAACACGCCGACCAATTGATTTTTCGGAAAAGCCGGATTGACCATAGGTCCAAGCATATTGAAAAAGGTCTTGACTCCCAGTTCTCTTCTGATGGGTCCCACATTCTTCATGGCCGGATGGAAGAGTGGAGCATGTAAGACACAGATTCCGCTTTCCGCGATACAGCGTTCCAAGAAATCAGCCTCATTGCTGAAGCGTACGCCCAGGTGTTCCAGAACATTGCTGCTTCCACTTACCGAGGATACCCCATAGTTACCGTGTTTGGCTACCGGGACGCCGGCCCCGGCGGTGATGAAGCTGGCCAGGGTAGAGACGTTAAAGGTATTTTTCCCGTCCCCACCGGTACCACAGAGATCAATGGGTTGGTAGGAGGAGAGATTGACCGAAATGCAGAGATCAAGCAAGGCGTCGCGAAAGCCCTCTAACTCTTCTACCGTAATGCTCCGCATCATGTATACGGTCAGGAATGAAGCGATCTGACTGGCGTTGTATTGGCCTTCAGAAATATTGACCAAGATGCTTCGGGCTTCCTGCTTATCGAGTATTTCGTGATTGATCAGACGATTGAGAATTTCTTTCATGCTTAAGCGCTTATCCAATTTTTTAACATGGTTTTTCCATCAGGAGTGAGCACAGATTCCGGGTGGAACTGAACCCCACGTACGTCGTATTCTTTGTGACGAAGGGCCATGATCTGGCCGGATTCGTCTACAGCCGTCACTTCCAATGATTCCGGAAATCCTTCCGGATCGACCACCCAGGAGTGATAGCGCCCAACCGCTACAGTTTCCTGCAGTCCTTCGAAAAGGGATGGGTCATTTTGGGTGATGCGAATGTTGGTGGCCACCCCGTGAAATACTTCTGTGAGGTTGATCAATGACCCGCCATAAACCTCACCTATGGCTTGTTGCCCGAGGCATACGCCCAAAATGGACTTCTCCTTGCCGTAGCGTTCGATGATGGGCTTGAGTAATCCGGCTTCTTCAGGAATACCCGGCCCCGGGGATAGTAAAATTTTATCGTAGGCGGCAACCTCGTCCAGCTGGAGCTGATCATTGCGTTTAACGGTCACTTCACAATTTAATTCTTCGAGATAATGCACCAGGTTGTAGACAAAACTGTCGTAGTTGTCGATCACCAGGACTTTTATTCTTTGATCGGTTTTCATAAGGCTTCGGCCAGTTCCAGGGCTTTGGTCAAGGCGCCCAATTTGTTATATACTTCTTGTAATTCTTTTTCAGGTTCGCTATCGGTAACGATGCCCGCGCCGGCCTGATAATGCAACTGATGATCTTTACTCAAAAAGGAGCGGATGATGATGGCGTGATTGAAGTTGCCGGTAAAATCCATAAAACCGATGGCCCCTCCGTAAAAATCCCGATTCACCGTTTCATACTGCTCCAGCAGCTGCATCGCACGATGCTTAGGAGCCCCACTAAGAGTGCCTGCCGGAAAGGTATCGGCCACCACCTGCATGGTGGGTGTTTTGGCGTGCTTTTTAGCCGTGACTTTACTGACCAGATGAATCACATGGGAAAAAAATTGTACCTCCCGATAGGTTTCTACAGTGACTTCGCTTCCGTGTCTGGAGAGGTCATTACGGGCCAGATCGACCAGCATGACGTGCTCACTATTCTCCTTAGGATCGGCGCTGAGTTGTTTGGCCAATGATGCGTCCTGCTCATCGTTACCCGTGCGTTTAAAGGTGCCTGCAATGGGATGAATTTCTGCTCGTCCTTCTTTCACGATCAGTTGAGCTTCCGGTGAACTTCCAAAAATTTTAAAATTACCGTAGTCAAAGTAGAAGAGGTACGGGGAAGGGTTTACACTGCGCAGGGCCCGGTAGACATTGAATTCATCTCCGGTAAAATGTTGCGAGAAACGCTTGCTGGGTACGATCTGAAAGACGTCGCCCCTTTGGCAATGCTTTTTACATTGCTCCACCAGCTCTTTAAAGTCGTCGTCAGAAAGATTACTACTGGGCTCACCTTTGCGCTGGAAATTGTATTCCGCAAAATTCTTGGTGGCTAAGATCTGTTCCAATTGGGGGAGATTATTGTCTCCGGTGGTATTGTGACAAAAGAGGTGTACTTCATTATTAAAATGATTGAAGGCGATCACATTTTGATATACAGCATAATACAAATCGGGGATCTGCAAATCACCGTCCTTTTTAGTGAGCTCAATGGCCTCAAAATAGCGTACGGCATCGTAAGCCATATAGCCAAAGAGTCCGTTGTTGACAAAGCGATGGGTCTGAGATTCCGAAGTGAACGCTTTCGCGAAAGCGTCTAAAACAGAAGGAACATCTGTAGTTTCCGTGATCGTGATGGTCTCTGTCTTTCCATCGGGAAACTGCTGTACGATCTGCTCATTAGCGACCTGAATGCTGGCAATTGGATTGCAGCAGAGGTAGCTGAAGGTATTATCGTTAGCTCGGTAGTCACTACTTTCGAGCAATAGGCTGTTCGGGAATTTATCCCTTAAGCGCAGATAGACCGACACCGGAGTGATGGTATCGGCAAGCAGGCGTTTGTGATGTGTTTTTAATACGTACTGCATCTGTGGTTCTTAGCGTTAAAAAGAAAAAGGCTTGTCGTGAAGACAAGCCTTTTTTCATATGTTGAATACAAGGGGTCAGTTCACGACGTTTGACGTTGTGTACTCCACCACCAGGTATTTTTGTTTCCATTACTCATTGGAGTTCAAATATAGGAACGATTTTTAAGTTGCGGAAACATTTCCAGGAATTATTGAAATTTTAGGTTGACGGTCAATTCGAAGTCATCATAGATGGTGTTATCCCCTAAGTTATCGAAGAAACTTCCTGACCCATAGCGTACATTGAATTTGGTACGATCTACTTCGAAAGCAGCAGTAGCAGTGTTCCCGTTCATATTCAATTCAAAGGCGATAGGTTCTGTAGTCCCCTTAATGGTTAGCTCCCCATTGACGTAATAGCCGTTATCCGTCTTTGTACCATTTTTGATGACCAGCGTAGCGGTGGGGTGATTGGCAATACCAAAGAAATCATCAGAGGTCAAATGGCCTTCTAATTTAGCTTTACTGTCTCCTTTTAGGTCAGTCACTTCGAGGGAAGTCATGTCGACGACAAATTTTCCGCCGGTGATCTGATCGCCTTCCATCTCGAGATAGCCTTCAGAGAACTGAAGGGTACCCGTGTGCTTTCCGGTAATTTTTTTTCCAACCCAGTCAATCTGACTGGCTGAGGTGTCAATGGTCTTTTTCATAGTTGTGGTGAATGAGGCAGTGGCCAGTGCCAGTGCCAGGATGAATACTGATTTAATTGTTGTTTTCATGATGTTTCAGTTTTAATAGTTGTATATACAAGAGTTAATTCAAAAAAATTTTAGATTCTCATCTTATTAAGTAGGGCGTTGAGCTGTTCAATCTGCTGTTGATTGAGCCGCTGCACTACCTTTTGCTCGGCTTTCTCTACTTCCAAGTCTACCTGCTTAAGCAACTGCAGTCCCTTGGACGTAATGGTGATCTCGACCTTTCTCCTGTTGGTCGGGCACACGATACGCTCGGTCAACTGCTTGGTGTTCAATTTATCCACCAGACGGGTGGTGTTGCTCATTTTGCTCACCATTCGTTCCTGAATGGTGCTGAGGTTGGCCGGTTTCCCTTGCTGTCCGCGTAAAATACGTAGTACGTTGAATTGCTGCAGGGAGAGATCGAAGGGTTTAAGCGCTTCGGTCAACAGATCACTCGCCCAACTGCTGGTGTAGAGCAGATTGATTGTGGTCTTCCGGGCAGCCGGAAGGGCTTGGGTCTTGATGATCTTTTCAATATTCACTTGTTGCTACAATATTTGTATATACAAATGTATGTAAATTGAAACGTTTGTTCCTAATCTTTAACGATTATTTTTGATTTGGAAAGAGTAGGTGTGTTCAATGAAGACGCTACTATCGGTCTGGAACCCAAGAAAAACCCCTGATTTCTAATAGTTCTGTTAAATGATTTGCATTTTTCAGCTGTCTTTGTAAATTCCACCCGATGAAAAGTGGAGTGATTTTGTTGCTCGTCTTACTGTTGGTAGGATGCAAGCAAGAAAAACAGGAGGGTGACAACCAAGATATAGCTGAAGCTCAAACGAGCTCTTCAGTGCCCATTTACAATTTTGACCAGTTAGAACCCCTCTTACAATTGGATGATGATACCGTGCATGTGGTCAATTTTTGGGCTACTTGGTGTAAACCGTGTATTAAAGAACTTCCGCAGTTCGAGGCTCTAAAATCTTCCTACAATAATCAAGAAGTAGATGTCTTACTGGTCAGCCTCGATTTTAAAGAACAACTTGAATCACAACTCCTTCCTTTCATAAAAAAGAGAAATATTAAAAGTCCGGTAGTTTTTTTAGACGATCCTAAGGGCAATACCTGGATTCCCAAAGTGGATCCGGATTGGTCCGGTGCTATCCCAGCCACCATCATCTATAAAAACGATCGAGCTGTGTTTTTTGAGCGCTCTTTTGAAGAGGGCGAATTAGAGCAAGAAGTTTTAAAATTTATCAACAATGAAAGTACTTAAGATTTTAACTGCGGTAGCAGCACTGGTTGTGATCTCTGCATTTGCCGTGAATACGCTGGAAGTGATCGATCTCGATCCTGGTTACAGCGTAAACGATACCGCCACTGATTTTAGTCTGAAGAATGTAGACGGAACCATGGTTTCCCTCGCTGATTTTGAGGAGGCTGAAGGATTTATTGTCATTTTTACCTGTAATACCTGTCCCTTTGCGGTGGCTAATGAAGACCGCATCATTGCTTTGGACAAGAAGTATAAAGATCAGGGTTACCCCGTCATTGCGATCAACCCCAATAATCCGGAGGTACAACCCGGAGATAGTTTTGCGAAAATGCAAGAACGAGCCAAGGCCAAAGGATTTACTTTTCCCTACTTGTTAGACGAAGGTCAGAAGATCTACCCCAAGTACGGAGCGACGAAAACACCACATGTATACGTGCTGCAAAAAGAGAATGGCAAGCATATCGTCAAGTACATAGGCGCTATTGACGACAGTGTACGTGATGCCAATCAGGTGGAACAACGATTTTTAGAACAGGCTGTAGACGCCTTGATTGCGGGTAAACCGGTACCCACAGCAACGACAAAAGCGATAGGGTGCTCCATCAAGGTATAGCATTTTAACAATCCAAATTAAAGATATAAACCGCGACACCTTCGCGGTTTTTTTGATGGTTTAATTCCTGCTTTTCGTGGGTAAAAGGTTTATTTTTACGGCAAAATTGAAGCGATGAAAGACCTAAGTCAGCAGGAATGGAGTGATGCGGTGTCCAGCAATGCAGAGGCTGTGATTGTAGATGTACGAACGCCGGAGGAAGTAGAAGGTGGATACATCCCGAACGCTATTCATATCGATATCCAGCAGGGTCCCGGATTTTTGGATGAGGTCCAAAAACTGGACGCCGCTAAGCCCACCTACGTCTATTGCCGTTCTGGAGCGCGAAGTACGCAGGCCTGTCAATTGATGGACCAACTGGGATTTGATGAAACCTACAATCTGCAAGGAGGGATACTCGCCTGGCAGGGAGACCTAAAAACCGATTAAAATGAAAAGAATACTGGCAATGCTTTCGCTGTGTTTGATGATGTTTCTTCCGTACGGCTGCGAAGAGGCCAACGCCAAGGGCGTGGTAGAAGTGGTAAGCGCAGAAGAAATGAAGTCCATTACCATGATGGATGAGATCCAACTGATCGATGTGCGTACGGAAGAAGAGTATGAAAGCGGTCATATTGAAGGGGCTGAAAACCTCGTCCTTGACGATAATTTTAGAGAAAAGATTCAGGAACTGGATAAGAGCAAGCCGGTAGCCGTTTACTGTTTAAAGGGTGGGCGAAGCGCTCGTTGCACGGAGATCATGAAGGCGGAAGGATTTACCAAGATCTATGATCTGGAAGGCGGACTTACCACCTGGAAAAAAGCTGATTTGCCGATAGTTAACGAGTAAATAAGCTACTTTCTTTTGATATTAAAATGCCTGTTAATGTTCGTTAACAGGCATTTTTAGTTGACGCTATAATCTTAAATTGACGCTTAAAAGCAACTCATGGCCATAATAGGATCTATCATCAAAGGGGTCATTGATTTGACTGATCAATTGATCCCCGAAGCCAATCCGGTAGAAGAACAGCGTAAAGAGCTTCTAAAACTGTTGGAGCAAGCTCAGGATACGGAATTTGGTAAGCATTATCGATTCAAGCAATTATTGCAGGAGGAGGATCCACGATCCGCTTTCGCGAAAGCGGTACCTTATTTTGATTATCATCAGATGGAAGCCAAATGGTGGCATCGGGTGCACGAAGGCGAAGCGGATATTTGCTGGCCGGGGGTGCCCAATTACTTTGCCCTCAGTTCAGGTACTACGGGCAAGAGCAGTAAACGGATTCCCGTCACCGATGCGATGATCGCTGCCATACGAACAGCCGGGATCAAACAGGTGGGGGCGCTCGCCAATTTTGATCTGGATGCTGAATTCTTTGAGCGGGAATTTATGATGCTTGGCAGTTCCACCGATCTGGACAAGCGGGATGGTTTTCTGGAAGGAGAGATCAGCGGGATCAGTGCGAGTAATATTCCCTTCTGGTTTCGAGGGTACTACAAGCCGGGAGAAGAAATCGCTCAAATTGACGATTGGGATGATCGGGTACAACGCATTGCAGAACGTGCGCCCGACTGGGATATTGGGGCCTTAAGTGGTATTCCCAGTTGGATGGAGCTCATGCTGCAAAAAGTAATTGAATACCACGATCTGAAGCACATTCACGAGATCTGGCCCAATTTGGAGGTATATACTTCAGGCGGAGTGGCTTTTCCCCCTTATGAAAAGAGCTTCAATGAACTTTTGGGTAAACCCATCACCGTGATCGATACCTACCTGGCTTCTGAAGGGTTTATCGCCTTTCAGGCCCGACCGGAAACGGAAGCCATGAAACTGATCACCGACAATGGGATTTATTTTGAATTTGTTCCTTTCGAACCGGAGTATATACTTGAGGATGGCAGTATTCGACAGGACGCTCCGGTGCTGACCTTAGCGGAGGTGAAGAAAGATCAGGATTACATTTTGATCATGTCTACGGTATCCGGAGCCTGGCGCTATCTTATTGGAGATACCATCGCTTTTACCGATACCCAAAGAGCTGAAATCAAAATTACGGGGCGCACCAAATTTTTCTTAAATGTTGTGGGGTCGCAATTATCAGTGAATAAGATGAACAAGGCTGTGCAGGAATTGGAAGAAGACTTTGATATCCCTATTCCTGAGTTTACGCTAGCTGCTAAACGCAATCCAGAGGATGATGAATTTTATCACTATTGGTATTTAGGGACCAACGCTCAAGTAGACGAAGCCAAACTGGCCAAAGCCTTGGATAAGCGCCTACAGCAAGCGAATAAAAATTATAAAGTAGCGCGGACTAAAGCCTTAAAGGGAGTGATCGTCAAGACGGTGGCACCGGAGATTTTTCACGAATGGAGCGGAGCCAATAAAAAGAAAGGAGGCCAGGTCAAAATGGAAAAGGTGATGGATGAAGAAAAATTTGCAGCTTGGGAAGCTTTCGTTAAGGATCATCAGCAGGCTTAGCGAATGTAGGTTGAAGCAAAATAGGCTTCGTTACAGTCGATGAAGCATACCAAGTTTAAACCAATACCTCGTCCAGTTCGTGCTCATTGATCAAATGCATGATCTCTTCCGGTGACAAATACAATTTTCGCATCCTATTTTTGTACTGTTCCGAGATTTTAGCGTGATTCAATATGAAATCCTTCGTTTTTAAGATGTACGCTCCCATGCCGTGAGCTACGGCAAAGGTATCAGCAGCACGCTCCACTTCTTGAATGTGCGCATGGGAATACAAATATTTCAGTCCGAAAACAAGCATAGACCAGCTGCTTCGATGACGGTAATCCATTACGTGTCCCAGCTCATGCCCAAGCCAGCCAATAAGCACGTCGGAGGGGATATCGGTCAGCGTAAAGGACTCCTCTTCAATTTGGACCTTTCGGCTCATCAGAATGATATATCTCCTGTTTTTTCGTGATTTGAAGAAACTCGCCCAGGTGGGTTGCGCCTGCATGGTGGATTTCTTGATCTGATCTTTAAATTGAAAGGTAATGGGGGTATGTTTCAATTGCGGAAAATAGGAAAGCGCTTTTAAAGCTTCCTCTTCGATGACTTTGGGTATGGTCTTGTTCTCTACGTCTTGGATCATGAACAAAAGGTAAGGACTGCATGCCTAATGTCTTGTTAAGGCCCTTATAAAACTGGCTAACAACATCCTTACACTCCCAGATAATTCTGATTATATTTACTCAAAACCGGAATTATGCTACCGAGAAATTATTTCTACATCTCAATCTTTAGTCTGATACTACTAATTCTGACTAGCTGCGGTAAAACGCCTTCCCGCGCTCTGGACAGCGGATTTGTGCATACGGTCTACTTCTGGTTACAGGATCCGGATAACCCGGAGGATCGTCAGGCTTTTGAGGCTTCCTTACTGAAATTTATGGAAGCCAGTGGCCATGTGCAATCCTATATGCTAGGAACTCCACCAACGGCCACCCGTGAGGTCGTGCGCGATGATTTTACCTACAGTCTTACGGTACTCTTTGCTGATGCTGCAGCGCAGCAAGCCTACCAGGATGAAGAGGCGCATTTGCTGTTTATTGATGAATCAGAGTCGCTTTGGAAGAAGGTGGAAGTCAATGACGCTGTATCCTTATCCATTCAGCCCAATGACTAAATCAATCGACAATGGCGAGGATAAAAAAAAGCGGCATTGCGCCGCTTTTTTTAGTTCTGTGGTCGATTCCTAGTAGAATTCAACAGCTCCGGTATGAATATCGTACATGCCGCCTGCAATCTTAATGGCGCCATCTTCTTCCATTTGGGCAAGAACATCACTGCGTTTGCGGATATTATCCATGGTCATCATCACATTTTTTTTCGCTACTTCATTCACAAAATCAATGTTCTTAGACGTGCGCTGACTTTCCTCTTTAGGTTCTTCAACCGCTTCAACCGCAGGCTCGATCTTGTTGATCAGTGCCGTAAGGTTACCCAGGCGTGCGTGATCACAGGCACCTTTAACAGCTCCGCAGCTGGTATGTCCTAAGACCATGACCAACTTAGTTCCGGCCAGCTTACAAGCAAACTCCATGCTTCCTAGTATGTCTTCATTGACAAAGTTTCCGGCGATCCGGATGCTGAAAACATCGCCAATTCCCTGATCGAAGAGTAGTTCTGCAGAGACTCGAGAGTCAATACAGTGTAGAATGGTAGCGAAGGGATATTGCCCTCCACTAGTATCTTTGACCTGTTCCAGCAGATCACGATCTGCTTTTTTATTGGCGACAAAACGTTTATTACCCGCCTTCAAGGCCTCCAGGGCAGAAGTTGGGGTCATTTGGGCTTGTGTTTCTTTAGTATGTGCTTTCATGCTATTATCTTTTTAGTTTAAATTTCTCTTTCTTGGGTCGTAAGGTGAAAAACTCGATAAAACTGTCCGGGTTTTCGACGGTTCCTCGTTCCGAAACCAATTTTATAGTAATGTTTCGATTCTTCGCTTTGAGCTTGAAATCATCAAGGATCTCAATAATATCGTGATCCAGATATCGGGTTTTCCGTACATCGAGTTCGAGATAGGTTCCTTCTTCCAGGCGATCTAACTCTTTTAAAATTGCCCCTTTATTAAAAAAGGTCACTTCTTCAGCCAGTGTCATTTTGACCTTGCCATCGGTTGGGTCTTCATTTTCCTTGTGTAGGAAGTGTGAGTTTTTATAGCTTCTGTACAAAACAATGACGACACCTACAGCCAATCCGAGGGCTAAACCAATGAGTAAGTCTGTGAGCACGATCCCGAGAACGGTCACCATAAAGGGAACGAATTGCATCCAGCCGCCATCCCACATGGCTTTAAACGTAGATGGCTTTGCCAATTTATAACCTACAATAAAAAGTACGGCCGCTAAAACTGAGAGCGGAATCATTTGCAATAGAAAAGGAATGGAAGCCACCGAGATGATCAATAGAAAACCGTGAATGATGGCCGACATTTTAGTGCGACCTCCCGATTGAATATTAGCCGAACTCCGCACAATAACTTGAGTAATGGGCAGGCCTCCAATAAAGCCGGAAATCACATTACCGGCACCTTGCGCCAGTAGCTCCCGATTGGTGGGGGTGACGCGCTTCCGCGGATCCAACTTGTCCGTGGCTTCTACACAGAGCAGGGTCTCCAAACTGGCCACCAGTGCAATGGTAAAGGCCGTAATGAGCACGGGTGAGGTAAAGGCCTGGCTCCAATCCGGGGTGACAAAATTGGTCAGCAAGCCCTCGGTATTACGGTCCTCACTTAGCGAAACTAAGTGCTGTTCCGTAATTCCATAATCAGTGCCCTGCGTGAGTACGTAGTAAATAATACCCACAACAACCGCCACCAGAGGACCTTGTACCAATTCAAAGAATTTACCTTTCTTAGAAAGGACACTGCTCCAGAGGATGAGAATTCCCAGCGCTATAAATCCGATCAGGGTAGGGCCTAAGCTAGGATCTCCTATGGCGTTGATAATTTCTGAAAAAGTATTTTCTCCATCGATCTGGAAAAAGGCAAAATCGCCTTCCGGATCATCGTCGTCTCCT includes:
- a CDS encoding GH3 auxin-responsive promoter family protein, which codes for MAIIGSIIKGVIDLTDQLIPEANPVEEQRKELLKLLEQAQDTEFGKHYRFKQLLQEEDPRSAFAKAVPYFDYHQMEAKWWHRVHEGEADICWPGVPNYFALSSGTTGKSSKRIPVTDAMIAAIRTAGIKQVGALANFDLDAEFFEREFMMLGSSTDLDKRDGFLEGEISGISASNIPFWFRGYYKPGEEIAQIDDWDDRVQRIAERAPDWDIGALSGIPSWMELMLQKVIEYHDLKHIHEIWPNLEVYTSGGVAFPPYEKSFNELLGKPITVIDTYLASEGFIAFQARPETEAMKLITDNGIYFEFVPFEPEYILEDGSIRQDAPVLTLAEVKKDQDYILIMSTVSGAWRYLIGDTIAFTDTQRAEIKITGRTKFFLNVVGSQLSVNKMNKAVQELEEDFDIPIPEFTLAAKRNPEDDEFYHYWYLGTNAQVDEAKLAKALDKRLQQANKNYKVARTKALKGVIVKTVAPEIFHEWSGANKKKGGQVKMEKVMDEEKFAAWEAFVKDHQQA
- a CDS encoding SulP family inorganic anion transporter, giving the protein MKTNLFSHLKSDIPASIVVFFVALPLCLGIALASGAPLFSGLIAGIVGGIVVGALSGSQIGVSGPAAGLAAIVLAAIDQLGFQIFLSAVVIGGVIQILFGVARLGIIGYYFPSSVIRGMLTGIGIIIILKQIPHFLGDDDDPEGDFAFFQIDGENTFSEIINAIGDPSLGPTLIGFIALGILILWSSVLSKKGKFFELVQGPLVAVVVGIIYYVLTQGTDYGITEQHLVSLSEDRNTEGLLTNFVTPDWSQAFTSPVLITAFTIALVASLETLLCVEATDKLDPRKRVTPTNRELLAQGAGNVISGFIGGLPITQVIVRSSANIQSGGRTKMSAIIHGFLLIISVASIPFLLQMIPLSVLAAVLFIVGYKLAKPSTFKAMWDGGWMQFVPFMVTVLGIVLTDLLIGLALGLAVGVVIVLYRSYKNSHFLHKENEDPTDGKVKMTLAEEVTFFNKGAILKELDRLEEGTYLELDVRKTRYLDHDIIEILDDFKLKAKNRNITIKLVSERGTVENPDSFIEFFTLRPKKEKFKLKR
- a CDS encoding carbonic anhydrase family protein, producing the protein MKAHTKETQAQMTPTSALEALKAGNKRFVANKKADRDLLEQVKDTSGGQYPFATILHCIDSRVSAELLFDQGIGDVFSIRIAGNFVNEDILGSMEFACKLAGTKLVMVLGHTSCGAVKGACDHARLGNLTALINKIEPAVEAVEEPKEESQRTSKNIDFVNEVAKKNVMMTMDNIRKRSDVLAQMEEDGAIKIAGGMYDIHTGAVEFY
- a CDS encoding Dabb family protein; the encoded protein is MLPRNYFYISIFSLILLILTSCGKTPSRALDSGFVHTVYFWLQDPDNPEDRQAFEASLLKFMEASGHVQSYMLGTPPTATREVVRDDFTYSLTVLFADAAAQQAYQDEEAHLLFIDESESLWKKVEVNDAVSLSIQPND